The Platichthys flesus chromosome 8, fPlaFle2.1, whole genome shotgun sequence genome has a window encoding:
- the reep2 gene encoding receptor expression-enhancing protein 2: MVSWIISRIVVLAFGTLYPAYSSYKAVKTKNVKEYVKWMMYWIVFALFTTAETATDLLLSWFPFYFELKIAFVIWLLSPYTKGSSVLYRKFVHPTLSNKEKEIDEYIAQAKDKSYDTMMRFGKRGLNLAATAAVTAAAKGQGVLSDKLRSFSMQDLTLINAEDELALHTSDARMRRDTMDEMSSGASTLPRAKSSATRQTRSLAAASVADDTSSQHSSDQSDTRTEHSDEDAGEKALKRVTSVKATKKPAAAKTEAQSKTVKKPTKKKTTTSNAEAVPP; the protein is encoded by the exons ATGGTGTCGTGGATCATTTCGAGGATAGTCGT ccTCGCCTTTGGGACGCTCTACCCAGCATACTCCTCATACAAGGCTGTCAAGACGAAGAATGTCAAGGAATAT gTGAAGTGGATGATGTACTGGATAGTATTTGCGTTGTTCACCACAGCAGAGACAGCCACAGACCTGCTCTTATCATG GTTTCCATTTTACTTTGAGCTAAAGATCGCCTTTGTCATCTGGCTCCTGTCTCCATACACCAAAGGCTCCAGTGTCCTCTATCGCAAATTTGTCCACCCAACGCTGTCCAACAAAGAGAAG GAGATTGATGAGTATATAGCACAGGCCAAAGACAAGAGTTACGATACCATGATGAGGTTTGGAAAAAGGGGTCTCAACctggctgctactgctgctgtcactgcagCCGCCAAG GGGCAGGGTGTGCTGTCAGACAAGCTGCGGAGTTTCAGCATGCAGGACCTGACTCTCATCAATGCTGAGGACGAGCTGGCTCTGCACACATCAGATGCCCGCATGAGACGGGACACCATGGACGAGATGAGCTCAGGGGCCAGCACGCTGCCCCGGGCCAAGAGCAGTGCTACACGGCAGA CCCGCTCTTTGGCAGCCGCATCTGTTGCTGATGACACGTCATCCCAACACAGCTCTGACCAATCAGACACAAGGACTGAGCACTCTGATGAAGATGCTGGAGAAAAAGCCCTGAAAAGAGTGACCAGTGTCAAGGCAACCaagaaacctgctgctgctaaGACAGAg GCTCAAAGTAAGACGGTGAAGAAGCCCACAAAGAAAAAGACCACGACCAGTAATGCAGAGGCTGTCCCACCATGA
- the LOC133959058 gene encoding uncharacterized protein LOC133959058 isoform X2, whose product MEDPMEEIFTISLKPLLFPESFTNTFCGRPLSLQHDFNIRKDSDDNELILTILRDGQTSEGHHQDDAERTTLIIKFNLICKKFGNMHPERFANVCIGSEKLEFLKNTNSDISNILSKYSGKKSQHMIGMFFAEGYKKIIFFSVPKPNYSENCQDLNEHTEEIIIRLINDYLSKHFYNKKPKGIIVLYSTNSPCIKRENDTKVACMFQLLVIAKHWKIKYGIDTKLYFKKCWGPIKRNCSEVIRSIPDRFAKQQIQFSIQLSHKKLKKLSIKDLFSMVPDKTDRNTILNEFKNIKKGLNILVKEKKSLTYHEHIDKVKTLIAECTCNPKLNDMVLDILQEKVKSQEKEGISENETKILNSVLVKSFIDKLELILGESSPIKFYQIPLMDLSSSSEDRQI is encoded by the exons ATGGAG GACCCGATGGAGGAAATTTTCACCATCTCGTTGAAGCCACTTCTATTTCCCGAAAG CTTCACCAATACCTTCTGCGGACGACCTTTAAGCCTCCAGCACGACTTTAACATCCGAAAAGATTCAGACGACAACGAATTGATACTAACCATTTTGAGAGATGGACAGACAAG tgaaggACACCATCAAGACGATGCTGAAAGAACAACCCTCattatcaaatttaatttgatttgtaagAAATTTGGAAATATGCATCCTGAACGATTTGCAAATGTTTGTATTGGTTCTGAAAAGTTGGAGTTTTTGAAAAATACTAACTCTGATATATCAAATATACTCTCCAAATATTCGGGAAAGAAAAGTCAACATATGATTGGTATGTTTTTCGCTGAaggatataaaaaaattatatttttctctgttcCCAAACCAAATTATTCTGAAAATTGTCAAGATTTAAATGAGCACACAGAAGAAATTATCATAAGACTAATCAATGATTATctgtcaaaacatttttataacaaAAAGCCTAAAGGAATTATCGTTTTATATTCAACAAACAGCCCATGTATAAAAAGGGAAAACGATACAAAAGTTGCTTGTATGTTCCAGCTTTTAGTTATAGCCAAGCATTGGAAAATTAAATATGGAATAGATACAAAGTTGTATTTCAAAAAATGTTGGGGACCAATTAAACGGAATTGTTCTGAAGTTATTCGAAGTATTCCTGATCGATTCGCCAAACAACAAATACAGTTTAGTATCCAGCTGAGccataaaaaactaaagaaattgtctataaaagatttgttttccATGGTTCCAGATAAAACAGATAGGAACACCATTTTAAAcgaatttaaaaacataaagaaggGTCTTAATATCttggttaaagaaaaaaaatctttgacCTATCATGAACATATTGATAAGGTAAAGACACTGATTGCAGAGTGCACATGCAACCCAAAATTGAACGATATGGTTTTGGATATTTTGCAGGAAAAGGTAAAAAGTCAGGAAAAGGAAGGTATTAGTGAAAATGAGACAAAAATTCTGAACTCTGTATTAGTAAAGTCATTTATAGATAAATTAGAGTTAATTTTAGGGGAGAGTAGTCCTATAAAGTTTTATCAGATCCCGCTGATGGATTTGAGTTCTTCAtcagaggacagacagataTAG
- the LOC133959058 gene encoding uncharacterized protein LOC133959058 isoform X1 translates to MEQDPMEEIFTISLKPLLFPESFTNTFCGRPLSLQHDFNIRKDSDDNELILTILRDGQTSEGHHQDDAERTTLIIKFNLICKKFGNMHPERFANVCIGSEKLEFLKNTNSDISNILSKYSGKKSQHMIGMFFAEGYKKIIFFSVPKPNYSENCQDLNEHTEEIIIRLINDYLSKHFYNKKPKGIIVLYSTNSPCIKRENDTKVACMFQLLVIAKHWKIKYGIDTKLYFKKCWGPIKRNCSEVIRSIPDRFAKQQIQFSIQLSHKKLKKLSIKDLFSMVPDKTDRNTILNEFKNIKKGLNILVKEKKSLTYHEHIDKVKTLIAECTCNPKLNDMVLDILQEKVKSQEKEGISENETKILNSVLVKSFIDKLELILGESSPIKFYQIPLMDLSSSSEDRQI, encoded by the exons ATGGAG CAGGACCCGATGGAGGAAATTTTCACCATCTCGTTGAAGCCACTTCTATTTCCCGAAAG CTTCACCAATACCTTCTGCGGACGACCTTTAAGCCTCCAGCACGACTTTAACATCCGAAAAGATTCAGACGACAACGAATTGATACTAACCATTTTGAGAGATGGACAGACAAG tgaaggACACCATCAAGACGATGCTGAAAGAACAACCCTCattatcaaatttaatttgatttgtaagAAATTTGGAAATATGCATCCTGAACGATTTGCAAATGTTTGTATTGGTTCTGAAAAGTTGGAGTTTTTGAAAAATACTAACTCTGATATATCAAATATACTCTCCAAATATTCGGGAAAGAAAAGTCAACATATGATTGGTATGTTTTTCGCTGAaggatataaaaaaattatatttttctctgttcCCAAACCAAATTATTCTGAAAATTGTCAAGATTTAAATGAGCACACAGAAGAAATTATCATAAGACTAATCAATGATTATctgtcaaaacatttttataacaaAAAGCCTAAAGGAATTATCGTTTTATATTCAACAAACAGCCCATGTATAAAAAGGGAAAACGATACAAAAGTTGCTTGTATGTTCCAGCTTTTAGTTATAGCCAAGCATTGGAAAATTAAATATGGAATAGATACAAAGTTGTATTTCAAAAAATGTTGGGGACCAATTAAACGGAATTGTTCTGAAGTTATTCGAAGTATTCCTGATCGATTCGCCAAACAACAAATACAGTTTAGTATCCAGCTGAGccataaaaaactaaagaaattgtctataaaagatttgttttccATGGTTCCAGATAAAACAGATAGGAACACCATTTTAAAcgaatttaaaaacataaagaaggGTCTTAATATCttggttaaagaaaaaaaatctttgacCTATCATGAACATATTGATAAGGTAAAGACACTGATTGCAGAGTGCACATGCAACCCAAAATTGAACGATATGGTTTTGGATATTTTGCAGGAAAAGGTAAAAAGTCAGGAAAAGGAAGGTATTAGTGAAAATGAGACAAAAATTCTGAACTCTGTATTAGTAAAGTCATTTATAGATAAATTAGAGTTAATTTTAGGGGAGAGTAGTCCTATAAAGTTTTATCAGATCCCGCTGATGGATTTGAGTTCTTCAtcagaggacagacagataTAG